The following proteins come from a genomic window of Mycobacterium sp. DL:
- the coaD gene encoding pantetheine-phosphate adenylyltransferase, whose amino-acid sequence MSGAVCPGSFDPVTLGHIDVFERASAQFDELVIAVLVNPNKKGMFSVEERIALIEESTAHLPNVRAESGQGLVVDFVKGRGMTAIVKGLRTGTDFEYELQMAQMNKHIAGVDTFFVATNPQYSFVSSSLAKEVAMLGGDVSALLPEPVNVRVQAKLAERS is encoded by the coding sequence ATGAGCGGAGCGGTGTGCCCGGGATCCTTCGATCCGGTGACCCTCGGTCACATCGACGTCTTCGAGCGGGCGTCGGCCCAGTTCGACGAGCTGGTGATCGCGGTGCTCGTCAACCCGAACAAGAAGGGCATGTTCAGCGTCGAGGAGCGGATCGCGCTGATCGAAGAGTCCACGGCCCACCTGCCCAACGTGCGCGCGGAATCCGGGCAGGGGCTCGTCGTCGACTTCGTCAAGGGGCGGGGGATGACGGCGATCGTCAAAGGTCTGCGCACCGGGACCGATTTCGAGTACGAGCTGCAGATGGCCCAGATGAACAAGCACATCGCGGGCGTCGACACGTTCTTCGTCGCCACCAATCCCCAGTACTCATTCGTGTCCTCATCGCTGGCCAAAGAGGTGGCGATGCTGGGCGGTGACGTCTCGGCACTGCTGCCGGAGCCGGTGAATGTGCGCGTGCAGGCCAAGCTCGCCGAACGAAGCTGA
- the sepIVA gene encoding cell division protein SepIVA, with translation MYRVFEALDELGAIVEEARGVPMTAGCVVPRGDVLELIDDIKDAIPGELDDAQDVLDARDSLLREAKEHSDSTVSTANAEADSMVNHARAEADRLLADAKSQADRMVAEARQHSERMVGEAREEANRIAASAKREYEASTGRAKSEADRLIESGNLTYEKAVQEGIKEQQRLVSQTEIVATATAEATRLIDSAHAEADRLRGECDIYVDSKLAEFEDFLNGTIRSVGRGRHQLRTAAGTHDYAAR, from the coding sequence GTGTACCGAGTTTTTGAAGCGCTCGATGAATTGGGCGCAATTGTCGAAGAAGCCCGCGGCGTGCCGATGACGGCAGGCTGCGTCGTGCCCCGCGGTGACGTCCTCGAGTTGATCGACGACATCAAGGACGCGATTCCCGGCGAACTCGACGATGCGCAGGACGTGCTCGACGCACGCGACTCGCTGCTGCGTGAGGCCAAGGAACATTCGGATTCGACCGTGTCGACGGCCAACGCCGAGGCCGATTCGATGGTCAACCACGCCAGGGCAGAGGCCGACCGCCTGCTCGCGGATGCGAAGTCGCAAGCCGACCGCATGGTCGCCGAAGCCCGCCAGCACAGCGAACGGATGGTCGGCGAGGCGCGCGAAGAGGCCAACCGGATCGCCGCCTCGGCAAAGCGCGAGTACGAGGCCAGTACCGGCCGGGCCAAGTCCGAGGCGGACCGGCTGATCGAGAGCGGCAACCTGACCTACGAGAAGGCCGTGCAGGAAGGCATCAAGGAGCAGCAGCGCCTGGTGTCGCAGACCGAGATCGTGGCGACGGCGACGGCGGAGGCCACCCGCCTGATCGATTCCGCGCATGCCGAAGCCGACCGCTTGCGGGGCGAGTGCGACATCTATGTCGACAGCAAACTCGCCGAGTTCGAGGACTTCCTCAACGGCACCATCCGGTCGGTCGGCCGCGGACGTCACCAGTTGCGGACCGCCGCGGGAACCCACGACTACGCGGCCCGCTGA
- a CDS encoding DUF177 domain-containing protein encodes MATHAQTAARRGPRSPLLIDIGRLGRRPGSMITLQTTLASPSRMGLDLMAVDEGAPLELDLRLESVSEGVLVTGTVAAPTSGECARCLQPITGDVEIELTELFAYPDSATDETSDDDEVARVTREGSAEAVDLEQPIIDALGLALPFSPVCGPDCAGLCQQCGIPLAGAEPGHHHEQIDPRWAKLAELREQPGDDS; translated from the coding sequence ATGGCGACGCATGCACAGACGGCCGCGCGCCGCGGACCTCGATCACCGCTGCTCATAGACATCGGCCGACTCGGTCGGCGGCCCGGTTCGATGATCACTCTGCAGACCACGCTCGCGAGTCCGTCGCGGATGGGCCTCGATCTGATGGCAGTGGACGAGGGCGCCCCGCTGGAGTTGGACCTGCGCCTGGAATCGGTGTCCGAGGGTGTGCTGGTCACGGGCACCGTCGCGGCGCCGACGTCGGGCGAGTGCGCGCGGTGTCTGCAGCCGATCACCGGTGACGTCGAGATCGAGCTGACGGAATTGTTCGCCTACCCCGACAGCGCGACCGACGAGACATCCGACGATGACGAGGTCGCCCGGGTCACCCGCGAGGGCAGCGCCGAAGCCGTCGATCTCGAGCAGCCCATCATCGACGCCCTGGGGTTGGCTCTGCCGTTCTCCCCGGTGTGCGGCCCGGATTGTGCCGGGCTTTGCCAGCAGTGCGGAATCCCGCTGGCCGGCGCCGAGCCCGGGCATCACCACGAGCAGATCGATCCGCGGTGGGCAAAGTTGGCCGAGCTTCGCGAGCAGCCCGGAGACGATTCGTGA
- the rnc gene encoding ribonuclease III: MTVDRALLLKALGVDLPDELLTMALTHRSYSYEHGGLPTNERLEFLGDSVLGLTITEELYHRHPDRSEGDLAKLRASIVNTHALADVGRQLTEDGLGSYLLLGRGEENSGGADKSSILADGVESLLGAIYLEHGATVVRDVILRLFADLLTTAPTLGAGLDWKSSLQELTASRGLGVPAYLVTSTGPDHDKEFTAAVVVGETEYGKGIGRTKKEAELKAAAAAWNALDSA; encoded by the coding sequence GTGACGGTCGACCGCGCGCTACTGCTCAAAGCGCTCGGGGTGGACCTGCCGGACGAACTGCTCACGATGGCGCTCACCCATCGCAGCTACTCCTATGAGCACGGCGGGCTGCCCACCAACGAACGCCTGGAGTTCCTCGGAGACTCGGTGCTCGGACTGACCATCACCGAGGAGCTCTACCATCGGCATCCCGACCGGTCCGAAGGTGATCTGGCCAAGCTGCGGGCGAGCATCGTCAACACCCACGCGCTCGCCGACGTCGGACGTCAGCTCACCGAGGACGGGCTCGGTTCGTACCTGCTGCTGGGCAGGGGTGAAGAGAACTCCGGCGGCGCCGACAAGTCGAGCATCCTCGCCGACGGCGTCGAATCACTGCTCGGCGCAATCTATCTCGAACACGGCGCCACCGTGGTGCGGGACGTCATCTTGCGGTTGTTCGCCGACCTGCTGACCACTGCCCCGACGCTGGGCGCGGGTCTGGACTGGAAGAGCAGCCTGCAGGAGTTGACCGCTTCCCGGGGCTTGGGCGTGCCGGCCTACCTCGTCACCTCGACTGGGCCGGATCACGACAAGGAGTTCACCGCCGCGGTCGTCGTCGGGGAGACCGAATACGGAAAAGGCATCGGCCGCACCAAAAAAGAGGCTGAACTCAAGGCTGCTGCGGCGGCGTGGAATGCCCTCGACAGTGCCTGA
- the mutM gene encoding bifunctional DNA-formamidopyrimidine glycosylase/DNA-(apurinic or apyrimidinic site) lyase — MPELPEVEVVRRGLAEHITGRTITAVRVHHPRAVRRHEAGTADLTARLLDTRITGTGRRGKYLWLELDDGAALVVHLGMSGQMLLGEVPNANHLRIAALLDDGTTISFVDQRTFGGWMIADMVTVDGTDVPVPVAHIARDPLDPGFDRDAVVKVLRQRHSEIKRQLLNQSVVSGIGNIYADEALWRAGVNGARLASALPKRKLVELLDAAAEVMTDALGQGGTSFDSLYVNVNGESGYFDRSLDAYGREGEPCRRCGAVMRREKFMNRSSFYCPRCQPRPRT, encoded by the coding sequence ATGCCTGAGCTTCCCGAGGTGGAGGTGGTCCGGCGCGGCCTGGCCGAGCACATCACCGGCAGGACCATCACCGCGGTGCGGGTGCACCATCCGCGCGCTGTGCGCAGGCACGAAGCCGGCACGGCCGACCTGACCGCCCGACTGCTCGACACCAGGATCACCGGCACGGGCCGACGCGGGAAGTACCTGTGGCTCGAGCTCGACGACGGTGCCGCGCTCGTGGTGCACCTGGGAATGAGCGGACAGATGCTGCTCGGTGAGGTGCCCAATGCGAACCATCTGCGCATCGCCGCGCTGCTCGACGACGGCACCACGATCAGCTTCGTCGACCAACGCACCTTCGGGGGCTGGATGATCGCCGATATGGTGACTGTCGACGGGACCGATGTGCCGGTGCCGGTGGCGCACATCGCCCGTGACCCGCTGGACCCGGGTTTCGATCGTGACGCTGTTGTCAAAGTGTTGCGGCAGAGGCACTCTGAGATCAAGCGTCAGCTGTTGAACCAGTCCGTCGTCTCGGGTATCGGCAACATCTACGCCGACGAGGCACTGTGGCGGGCCGGGGTCAACGGCGCCCGGCTGGCCTCGGCGCTGCCCAAGCGCAAACTGGTCGAACTGCTCGACGCGGCCGCCGAGGTGATGACCGATGCGCTCGGACAGGGCGGCACCTCGTTCGACTCGCTCTATGTGAACGTCAACGGCGAGTCCGGCTACTTCGACCGGTCGCTGGATGCGTACGGCCGCGAAGGTGAACCGTGCCGTCGCTGCGGAGCGGTCATGCGCAGGGAGAAGTTCATGAACCGCTCGTCGTTCTACTGTCCGCGCTGCCAGCCACGCCCGCGAACGTGA
- a CDS encoding OsmC family protein yields MTELWVERTGVRHYTGRSERGAEVLIASEDVEGAFTPGELMKIALAACSGMSSDQPLRRRLGDDYAATIRVSGPADREQERYPLLEESLEVDLSGLGEDELTRLLTVVERAIDQVCTVGRTLKSGTKVTFEVKDVGRD; encoded by the coding sequence ATGACCGAACTGTGGGTGGAGCGTACCGGCGTGCGCCATTACACCGGGCGTAGCGAGCGCGGCGCCGAGGTCCTGATCGCCTCCGAGGACGTCGAGGGCGCGTTCACTCCCGGGGAGCTGATGAAGATCGCGCTGGCCGCGTGTAGCGGGATGAGCAGCGACCAGCCACTGCGGCGGCGCCTCGGCGACGACTACGCGGCGACGATCCGGGTGTCGGGGCCCGCCGACCGCGAGCAGGAGCGCTATCCGCTGCTGGAGGAGTCACTCGAGGTCGACCTGTCCGGGCTCGGCGAGGACGAGCTCACACGGTTGCTCACCGTCGTCGAACGCGCGATCGACCAGGTGTGCACAGTGGGGCGGACGTTGAAATCGGGTACTAAAGTGACGTTTGAGGTCAAAGATGTTGGGCGAGACTGA
- a CDS encoding acylphosphatase has protein sequence MLGETDVRLTAWVHGHVQGVGFRWWTRSRALELGLAGYASNRPDGRVQVVAQGPRDACERLLDLLKSANTPGHVDKVIADWSEPADALTGFTER, from the coding sequence ATGTTGGGCGAGACTGACGTCCGGCTGACGGCCTGGGTCCACGGACACGTCCAGGGCGTGGGTTTCCGCTGGTGGACGCGGTCGCGGGCACTCGAACTGGGTCTGGCGGGTTACGCGTCGAACCGGCCTGACGGGCGCGTCCAGGTCGTCGCCCAAGGTCCCCGCGACGCCTGCGAGCGGCTACTTGACCTGCTGAAAAGCGCAAACACCCCCGGTCACGTCGACAAAGTGATCGCGGACTGGTCCGAACCGGCCGACGCGCTCACGGGCTTCACCGAGCGCTGA
- the smc gene encoding chromosome segregation protein SMC: protein MHLKSLTLKGFKSFASPTTLRFEPGITCVVGPNGSGKSNVVDALTWVMGEQGAKTLRGGKMEDVIFAGTSSRAPLGRAEVTLTIDNSDHALPIEYSEVSITRRMFRDGAGEYEINGSSCRLMDVQELLSDSGIGREMHVIVGQGKLAEILESRPEDRRAFIEEAAGVLKHRKRKEKAVRKLDSMSANLARLTDLTTELRRQLKPLGRQAEMARRAQTIQADLRDARLRLAADDLVTRKAEFDDTNQAETTLRREHDELTGRLEVRALELDAHESAVGQLSERAEAAQQRWFRLSALAERVSATVRIASERAQHLDSEPDMSGGPDPDQLEAQADEVAEQERRLLEDLAEAQARLEATRAELAEREQVAADAERAHMAAARAEADRREGLARLSGQVDTMRTRVESIDETVARLTAGIEEAAARAQQTQVDFEMVQSRVGELDAGEVGLDDHHDRTVAALRLADERVAELQAGERAAERRVASLQARIDALSVGLDRKDGAAWLQENRSGSGLFGSIAHLVKVRPGHEAAVAVVLGAAADAVAAENFGAACDAVAALKESDGGRAAIVLGDWPAQAAAVTGRLPADAIWAVDVVEAAPRVHAAVTAMLAGVAVVDNLATALELVAAQPQLRAVTTDGDLVGAGWVSGGSDRRPSTLEITSEVDKARTELTDAERQAGELSAALSGALAEQSARQDAAEQALAALNESDSAISAIYEQLGRLGQDARAADDEWQRLIQQRGELEAGRTSTVEELAQLEERLHNAQQEPMFDAQPVDRQETTVAAEAARSAEVEARLTVRTAEERANAVRGRADSLRRAATAEREARIRARRAREARVHAAAVAAAVADAGRVVAGRLSAAVGVASRIRDEVAAERQVRAAALTTAREEVNELTARINALTDSLHRDEVAKAQAALRIEQLEQQVLEQFGMAVADLVAEYGPSVSLPPTELEMAEYEQARERGEQVTAPAPLPFDRPTQERRAKRAERELNELGRVNPLALEEFAALEERYNFLSTQLEDVKAARKDLLDVIADVDTRILQVFAEAYADVEREFSQVFSTLFPGGEGRLLLTNPEDMLTTGIEVEARPPGKKIKRLSLLSGGEKSLTAVAMLVAIFRARPSPFYVMDEVEAALDDVNLRRLISLFEQLREVSQLIVITHQKPTMEIADALYGVTMRNDGITAVISQRMRGQELVSSPS, encoded by the coding sequence ATGCATCTGAAGAGTCTGACGCTGAAGGGCTTCAAGTCCTTCGCATCGCCGACGACTCTTCGCTTCGAGCCCGGAATCACCTGTGTGGTCGGCCCCAACGGGTCGGGCAAGTCCAACGTCGTCGACGCGCTCACGTGGGTGATGGGGGAGCAGGGCGCCAAGACGTTGCGCGGCGGCAAGATGGAAGACGTCATCTTCGCCGGCACTTCCTCGCGCGCTCCTCTGGGCCGCGCCGAGGTGACGCTGACGATCGACAACTCCGACCACGCGCTTCCGATCGAGTACTCGGAGGTGTCGATCACCCGGCGGATGTTCCGCGACGGCGCCGGCGAATACGAGATCAACGGCAGCAGTTGCCGTTTGATGGACGTTCAGGAGTTGCTCAGCGATTCCGGTATCGGTCGCGAGATGCACGTCATCGTCGGGCAGGGCAAGCTCGCCGAAATCCTCGAGTCACGTCCCGAAGACCGACGCGCCTTCATCGAGGAGGCCGCCGGCGTCCTCAAGCACCGCAAGCGCAAGGAAAAGGCGGTGCGCAAGCTCGACTCGATGTCGGCGAACCTGGCACGGCTGACCGATCTGACGACCGAACTGCGCCGCCAGCTCAAGCCGCTCGGCAGGCAGGCGGAGATGGCGCGGCGCGCCCAGACGATCCAGGCCGACCTCCGCGACGCCCGGCTGCGGCTGGCCGCCGATGACCTGGTCACCCGCAAGGCCGAGTTCGACGACACCAACCAGGCCGAGACGACGCTGCGTCGTGAGCACGACGAACTCACCGGGCGGCTGGAGGTCAGGGCCCTCGAACTGGACGCCCACGAATCCGCTGTCGGGCAGCTCTCGGAACGTGCCGAGGCCGCGCAGCAGCGGTGGTTCCGGCTGTCGGCGCTGGCCGAGCGGGTCAGCGCAACGGTCCGCATCGCCAGCGAGCGGGCTCAGCATCTGGATTCCGAACCCGACATGTCCGGCGGCCCCGATCCGGATCAGCTCGAGGCGCAGGCCGACGAGGTCGCCGAGCAGGAACGCCGGCTGCTCGAGGACCTCGCCGAAGCCCAGGCCCGGCTCGAAGCCACCCGGGCAGAACTGGCCGAGCGCGAGCAGGTCGCCGCCGACGCCGAGCGGGCCCACATGGCAGCCGCCCGAGCCGAGGCCGACCGCAGAGAGGGGTTGGCCCGGCTGTCCGGTCAGGTCGACACCATGCGCACCCGGGTCGAATCCATCGACGAGACCGTTGCGCGGTTGACTGCGGGCATCGAGGAGGCAGCCGCACGGGCCCAGCAGACCCAGGTCGACTTCGAGATGGTGCAGAGTCGCGTCGGGGAACTCGACGCCGGCGAGGTCGGCCTCGACGACCATCACGACCGGACGGTCGCGGCCTTGCGGCTCGCCGACGAGCGTGTCGCCGAGTTGCAGGCCGGCGAGCGGGCCGCGGAGCGCCGGGTGGCGTCGCTGCAGGCCCGCATCGACGCGCTGTCGGTTGGGCTGGACCGCAAGGACGGCGCCGCCTGGCTACAGGAGAACCGCAGCGGCTCAGGGCTTTTCGGATCGATCGCGCATCTGGTCAAGGTGCGCCCGGGCCATGAGGCGGCGGTCGCCGTCGTGCTGGGCGCAGCCGCCGATGCGGTCGCCGCGGAGAACTTCGGTGCGGCCTGCGACGCGGTGGCCGCGCTCAAGGAATCCGACGGTGGACGAGCGGCCATCGTGCTGGGGGACTGGCCCGCGCAGGCCGCCGCGGTGACGGGTCGGCTGCCCGCCGACGCGATCTGGGCGGTGGACGTGGTCGAAGCCGCGCCGCGGGTACACGCCGCCGTGACCGCGATGCTCGCCGGGGTGGCGGTCGTCGACAACCTCGCCACGGCGCTGGAACTCGTTGCGGCGCAACCACAACTTCGCGCAGTGACCACCGACGGCGACCTCGTCGGGGCGGGCTGGGTCAGTGGCGGTTCCGACCGGCGACCCAGCACCCTGGAGATCACCTCCGAGGTCGACAAGGCCCGCACGGAACTGACCGACGCAGAACGGCAGGCCGGTGAGCTGTCGGCGGCGCTGTCCGGTGCGCTGGCCGAGCAGTCGGCACGCCAGGACGCCGCCGAACAGGCGCTGGCCGCCCTCAACGAGTCCGACTCGGCGATCTCGGCGATCTACGAACAACTGGGCCGGCTGGGTCAGGATGCGCGCGCTGCCGACGACGAGTGGCAACGGCTGATCCAGCAGCGTGGTGAGTTGGAAGCGGGCCGCACCAGCACGGTCGAGGAACTCGCTCAACTCGAAGAGCGGTTGCACAACGCCCAGCAGGAGCCGATGTTCGATGCCCAGCCCGTCGATCGTCAGGAGACGACGGTGGCGGCCGAGGCGGCGCGCTCGGCGGAGGTCGAAGCCCGGCTGACGGTGCGCACCGCCGAGGAACGTGCGAATGCCGTTCGCGGACGCGCTGATTCGCTGCGGCGCGCGGCGACAGCCGAACGTGAGGCACGGATCCGCGCCCGGCGGGCACGCGAGGCGCGCGTTCATGCCGCCGCGGTCGCGGCCGCAGTCGCAGACGCCGGACGGGTCGTCGCGGGACGGTTGTCCGCGGCGGTGGGGGTTGCCTCCCGCATCCGCGACGAGGTTGCCGCCGAACGTCAGGTCCGGGCCGCCGCGCTGACGACGGCGCGCGAGGAGGTCAACGAACTCACCGCCAGGATCAATGCGCTAACCGATTCGCTGCACCGCGACGAGGTCGCCAAAGCTCAAGCGGCACTGCGCATCGAGCAACTCGAGCAGCAGGTGCTCGAGCAGTTCGGAATGGCCGTCGCCGATCTTGTCGCCGAGTACGGTCCCAGCGTCTCACTGCCACCGACCGAACTGGAGATGGCCGAGTACGAGCAGGCGCGTGAACGCGGTGAGCAGGTCACCGCACCGGCGCCGCTTCCATTCGACCGGCCCACCCAGGAGCGGCGCGCCAAACGTGCCGAGCGCGAGCTCAACGAGCTGGGCAGGGTCAATCCGCTTGCTCTCGAGGAGTTCGCCGCGCTCGAGGAGCGCTACAACTTCCTGTCGACCCAACTCGAGGACGTCAAGGCCGCCCGCAAGGACCTTCTCGACGTGATCGCCGACGTCGACACCCGGATCCTGCAGGTGTTCGCCGAGGCTTACGCCGATGTCGAACGTGAGTTCTCGCAAGTGTTCTCGACGCTGTTCCCCGGGGGTGAGGGCAGGCTGCTGCTGACCAATCCCGAGGACATGCTCACCACGGGCATCGAGGTCGAGGCCCGTCCGCCGGGCAAGAAGATCAAACGGTTGTCGCTGCTGTCCGGTGGGGAGAAATCGTTGACCGCGGTGGCGATGCTGGTGGCGATCTTCCGGGCACGGCCGTCGCCGTTCTACGTGATGGACGAGGTGGAGGCCGCCCTCGACGACGTGAACCTGCGTCGGCTGATCAGCCTGTTCGAACAGCTACGTGAGGTGTCCCAGCTGATCGTCATCACCCACCAGAAGCCGACGATGGAGATCGCCGACGCGTTGTACGGCGTGACGATGCGCAACGACGGCATCACGGCGGTGATCTCGCAGCGGATGCGCGGCCAGGAGCTGGTGTCCAGTCCGTCCTGA
- the ftsY gene encoding signal recognition particle-docking protein FtsY, with translation MSEGLWIAVAVIAVLLVAALVVGLVRYRRRRISLSAPDTAKPVDRSGGYTASSGISFSASAPAEAPVRPREEPTKTPPERIDTSGLPAVGDDATIPRDAPKRPIADVKLPEPPVVETPPAPPSPPVVEPPPAPPVAEPETVAEPETVAEPETVAEPETFAEPETVAEESGPATVAEPAAPEIDTIAPTDGRLDRLRGRLAKSQNTLGRSMLGLLGGGDLDEDSWEEVEDTLLIADLGPVVTTSVVASLRERMASSRVRTEADARAVLREVLIAELQPDLDRSIRALPHDDKPSVLLVVGVNGTGKTTTVGKLARVLVADGRRVVLGAADTFRAAAADQLQTWASRVGAQVVRGPEGADPASVAFDAVDTGITTGADVVVIDTAGRLHTKTGLMDELGKVKRVVSKRAAVDEVLLVLDATIGQNSLPQARVFAEVVNITGVVLTKLDGTAKGGIVFRVQQELGVPVKLVGLGEGPDDLAPFEPAAFVDALLG, from the coding sequence GTGTCTGAGGGTCTCTGGATCGCTGTCGCGGTCATCGCTGTTCTGCTGGTAGCCGCGCTCGTCGTCGGGCTGGTCCGCTACCGCCGCCGCCGGATCAGCCTGTCGGCCCCGGACACCGCCAAGCCGGTCGATCGCTCCGGTGGTTATACCGCCTCGTCAGGCATCTCGTTCAGTGCGTCCGCCCCCGCCGAGGCTCCTGTACGTCCGCGTGAGGAACCCACGAAGACGCCGCCCGAGCGGATCGACACCAGCGGGTTGCCGGCCGTCGGCGACGACGCCACCATTCCGCGTGACGCGCCGAAGCGGCCGATCGCCGACGTGAAGCTTCCGGAGCCCCCGGTGGTCGAAACGCCACCGGCTCCGCCGTCGCCGCCTGTGGTCGAACCGCCACCGGCTCCGCCCGTGGCCGAACCCGAGACCGTCGCCGAACCCGAGACCGTCGCCGAACCCGAGACCGTCGCCGAACCCGAGACCTTCGCCGAACCTGAGACCGTCGCCGAGGAGTCCGGGCCGGCTACTGTCGCCGAGCCGGCCGCCCCCGAGATCGACACCATCGCACCCACCGATGGCCGGTTGGATCGACTGCGCGGCCGATTGGCCAAGTCGCAGAACACGCTGGGTCGCAGCATGCTCGGTCTGCTGGGCGGCGGTGACCTCGACGAGGACTCGTGGGAAGAGGTCGAGGACACCCTGCTGATCGCCGACCTCGGACCCGTGGTCACCACCTCTGTGGTCGCATCGCTGCGGGAGCGGATGGCCAGCAGCCGGGTGCGTACCGAAGCCGACGCCAGGGCGGTTCTGCGGGAAGTCTTGATCGCCGAACTGCAGCCCGATCTCGACCGCTCCATCCGCGCCCTACCCCACGACGACAAGCCCTCGGTGTTGCTGGTGGTGGGGGTCAACGGGACGGGCAAGACGACCACCGTCGGCAAGCTCGCCCGGGTCCTGGTAGCCGACGGCCGGCGCGTGGTGCTGGGGGCGGCCGACACGTTCCGTGCCGCGGCGGCAGACCAGCTGCAGACGTGGGCGTCCCGGGTCGGCGCACAGGTCGTGCGGGGCCCCGAGGGCGCAGACCCGGCGTCGGTGGCGTTCGACGCCGTGGACACCGGCATCACCACCGGGGCCGACGTCGTCGTCATCGACACCGCAGGCCGGTTGCACACCAAGACCGGGCTGATGGACGAGCTCGGCAAGGTCAAACGGGTCGTGAGCAAGCGCGCCGCGGTCGACGAAGTGCTGCTCGTACTGGACGCGACGATCGGTCAGAACAGCCTGCCGCAGGCGCGGGTGTTCGCCGAGGTCGTCAACATCACCGGGGTGGTACTGACCAAGCTGGACGGCACCGCCAAGGGCGGCATCGTGTTCCGGGTTCAACAGGAGCTCGGCGTGCCGGTCAAACTCGTCGGTTTGGGCGAAGGACCGGACGATCTTGCGCCGTTCGAGCCGGCAGCCTTCGTCGACGCGCTTCTGGGCTGA
- a CDS encoding ammonium transporter, protein MFLPFGPDGLSAGDTAWVLTSAALVLFMTPGLAFFYGGLSRQKSVLNMMMMSFSSLGLVSVIYVLWGYSMAFSSAHTGEDPGLFFDSPIALFGVNQLAEVREIGGVETFVSGGFGTVPAIVWVAFQLTFAVITVALISGAVEGRMKFGTWLVFGGLWVTLVYFPLSHMVWGGGLLSASDQGLAARMFGVDEEGGANVAPIDFAGGTVVHINAGMAALVLAILLGKRSGFGKTAFRPHNIPFVMLGAAILWFGWFGFNVGSEGAADMLAGLVWVNTTAATAAAMLAWLVVERIRDGHATSVGAASGVVAGLVAITPACGNLTPIWSLVVGAIAGVLSSLAIGLKYKFGYDDSLDVVGVHLVAGLWGTVSLGFFATETGLFTGGNFQQLVVQVVIAAVALVFTAVLTAIIAFAVKPLGWRVSKEDEDTGIDETEHAETAYELV, encoded by the coding sequence ATGTTTCTGCCGTTCGGGCCTGACGGCCTGAGCGCCGGTGACACGGCATGGGTACTCACGTCCGCCGCGCTGGTGTTGTTCATGACACCCGGTCTGGCATTCTTCTACGGCGGCCTGTCCCGGCAGAAGTCCGTCCTCAACATGATGATGATGTCGTTCAGCTCGCTGGGCCTGGTCAGCGTCATCTACGTGCTGTGGGGCTACTCGATGGCCTTCTCCTCGGCGCACACCGGTGAGGACCCCGGTCTCTTCTTCGACAGCCCCATCGCGCTCTTCGGCGTCAACCAACTTGCCGAGGTGCGTGAGATCGGCGGTGTCGAGACCTTTGTCTCCGGCGGATTCGGCACGGTGCCCGCGATCGTCTGGGTGGCGTTCCAGCTGACATTCGCAGTGATCACCGTCGCGCTGATCTCCGGTGCGGTGGAAGGCAGGATGAAGTTCGGCACGTGGCTGGTGTTCGGCGGACTCTGGGTCACGCTGGTGTACTTCCCGCTGTCGCACATGGTCTGGGGCGGTGGCCTGCTGTCGGCCAGTGATCAGGGCCTCGCGGCCAGGATGTTCGGAGTGGACGAGGAGGGCGGCGCCAACGTCGCACCCATCGACTTCGCCGGCGGCACCGTGGTGCACATCAACGCCGGTATGGCAGCGCTGGTGCTGGCAATCCTGCTGGGCAAGCGCAGCGGATTCGGCAAAACCGCCTTCCGCCCGCACAACATCCCGTTCGTGATGCTGGGTGCGGCGATCCTGTGGTTCGGCTGGTTCGGCTTCAACGTCGGCTCCGAAGGTGCCGCCGATATGCTCGCGGGCCTGGTGTGGGTGAACACCACCGCCGCCACCGCGGCCGCGATGCTGGCCTGGCTGGTGGTCGAACGCATCCGTGACGGCCACGCCACCAGCGTGGGCGCCGCATCGGGTGTCGTCGCCGGTCTGGTCGCCATCACGCCGGCGTGCGGCAATCTCACGCCGATCTGGTCCCTCGTGGTCGGTGCGATCGCAGGTGTGCTGTCCTCGCTTGCGATCGGGCTGAAATACAAGTTCGGCTACGACGATTCACTCGACGTCGTCGGCGTGCACCTCGTCGCCGGACTGTGGGGCACCGTTTCGCTCGGGTTCTTCGCCACTGAGACCGGTCTTTTCACCGGCGGCAACTTCCAGCAGCTGGTCGTGCAGGTCGTCATCGCTGCGGTGGCACTCGTGTTCACCGCGGTCCTGACCGCCATCATCGCCTTCGCCGTCAAGCCGCTGGGCTGGCGGGTGTCCAAGGAGGACGAGGACACCGGCATCGACGAGACCGAGCATGCGGAAACCGCTTATGAACTCGTCTGA